The genomic segment CCTGTTTCGATGCCTGCAAGAATGCCTTCGCCAAACTCTCCGTCTGCCTGCGAATGGGACAGTACACGAGAATGGAATGGCCATCTCCAGCGAAGGCATCCACTGTCGCGACATGAAACTCCGCTTCGTCGTCCGGGAACTTCTTACGTCGTCGTCCTTTCGCTGCACGGATCTTTACGAAATTCGGCACAAAGGCTTCTTCTTCCCGAAAGTTCAAGCGTGCAGACTCAGATGATGTCGCCCAATCTAGCGTCGCAAGGCGCTGGCGAGTGGGACGCCACGAGACCTGGACCGCAGCTCCGGGATCATCACTGCGCAGCCACTTCGTGAAGTCTTCAAAATACGGATCTTCCGAATTGAACATTGCAGACAGACAGACAATGCGCCTTTGCTGGGCATCGCCCCTACGCAGCAGTTTTTGAACTAGCGCCTCGTATCGAAGCTCGCGGCTTCCGAGGCCGATCATATGACCTTCATCGAAGACAATCAGGCCCACATCATCCAGAACCGCCGGGTCTTGACGCATCGCGAAATCAAGTTTCTCTGGCGTTGCCACAACGATATTCGCACTGGCCAAGGTTTGAGAGTCCGCTATCGTCGCGCCAGCCGCACCGTATAAGGAGGTCACGGAAAATCCGAGCGGCACAAAAGAACGGGAGAGAACCCGTTCGACCTGAGCCGAGAGAGCACGCAATGGCGTCACATAAACTACGCGCTTTCGACTCGCTAGGGTGCACAGGATGCAGAGTTCGGCGATTCGCGTTTTGCCTGCGCTTGTTGGAAGAGCAATCACCAGATCATCCGTTAGATCGATCGCTCGCTTGGCAGCTTCGAGCTGCGACGGCCACAATTCCATTTGAGGAGGACGCCTCACGCTCATCTGAGCGATGAAATTTGTACGCAATCCAGGCCAATCTTCCTGCCCGGCGCTTGGACCATCCTGCGGCAAACGCTGATGCAGGTTGGAGTCCCAAAGGTCTTCCAGAAGATGCAAAGTGAGTGTTGCAACCCACCAAGTTGAAAGTTGGCCGCTCTGCGAAGAAGCGGCGATAAGCCGCCTCAGCATATCTATTGCGCTCTGAAATAGCTCTCTATTCCCAAAGAGCAATCCCGAGTCCGCTGTTCCAATTGCCCAAACGTAGGCATTGGTCGCAGCAATAACAACTGCGTCATCCGTATCGAACTCATCTTCCGGGTCTAATAGACGCGCCGCGATCTGGTCGTCGCTCCTGGCTGCATCCGAAAACCAGACGATCACTTGTTCCCGAAGGATGGTCATATCCTTTCGGAGAATCAATGCCAAACAACGTTCCTGAGTGGATAGGTTCGCTTCTAACGCAGGGATCGGAAGCATGGAGTACGAGCGGGCTGCATATCCTGCCAAGTGGAACGCTGTTGCGCTAACGACCAGATGCCGGCCCCTGTCTCGACTCTCTCCCGTATCTCTGCGCACCGCCGACTCAATCGCCTCTGCCGCAACACGGAAAGCATCCGATGTGCGGAGCGCGGCACCTGGCTCCCGTGTTCGATTCGCGTCGCGCAATTCGAGAGCAAGGGCCAGAACTCCATACCCGAAATCCAATAGATCAAGGGTCAGTGACGGAGTGAACGCGGGGGAACCCAGCGGCAGTACTCCGTCTCGCCAGAGAAGCCCACGGGCCAAGCCCCGGGCGAGGAGCCGTCCCCTTGTCGCCGGAGCAGTCAGCTCGTTCAATTGTTCAACAATCGTTTCGACGTTATTTGCCATCTACGGTGTAGACCGCCTTCATGAAGTCTGCATAGGCCGATAACCTGATGGCCGCGTGCTGTCGCTGAATGCCTTTGACCTTTGCCTTGGGGCACTTTGCAAGAGATGGAGTCGGATCGTTACCGCCAAGTGCGAAAACCATTTGGGTGAGGTTCTTGGATGGAAGCGGGTCCTTGGTCTGAAGCTCGCTCCACATCTTTGCTTCATCGTCCCTATTTTCTTCAAAGAGTCGCTTCGTGATGAATGCTAGAGTAGATGGGTTAGGTCGCCCGTCGAAGCCATCAAGGCCATTGCTAGCTTCGGTGACGGCACTGTCCCCGAATTGATTCCGGCTCTTGCATTCACATTTCAAAATCCTGCGGGGATTGCTTGTGTAGTTGAGTCCCAGTACATCATTTCCGTGCATTGGCATCTGCCGGTCGCTTTTCCACTTCAGCTTCTTAATAGGGACCGTGAATTCCGTCTGCGAGTTTACGTATTCCGTGGCCAGCAGTTCTCCCAGGTCTCCAGATTGAGTGCGCTTGTTCGTGGGAAGACTATTTTTGATGACGGCGGAGGCTTTCTCGTAGCCCCCTAACTTTAGGACGGTCGCTTCTCCCACGAAGTGATCCGCCATAAGGGGTTTCAGTAAATCTAGACCGATCTTCTGGCCGTTGTTCTTTTCGACAAAGTAGTCGATCCCCGTGCCGGACGGGGAACCAGGCTCCAACCATTTTGAGAACAGGTCGCTTGGCACAGGCAAATCCTGATCAGCAGAGTAATATTTGCGTTGCCGTCCATCTTATTGTAATCAGGCCACATACGCCAAGGGTTCTGGCCTGGCGGTTACGAACAATCGCGCAACCCGGAATTTGGGGAATCTGAGGAAAGCAGTGTAGAGACAGTGACCGAGTTTACAAATCCTGATCAGGTTGTCATCCGTTCAGTTTTTGGCCAGATGATGAGAATGCGATTCATCCTCGAACTCACCGACAACCGACTTCCCGAACTTGGCCCACCGATCATTCTCAATCAGTGTGGATCGAACGACCTCGATGTCCTCTGCGCCACCGACTCCCTTCAGCACAGATTTGACCGATTCGGCAACTGACCGCGGCATCCACGGACTCAGATACACACGATCGATACAAGAGAGCGGAATGTCGATATCGATATAAGACCTAGGTTTACCCTGATCCTCAAAAATCACACGGTATTCCGATTCTGGCTTGAATGGAGCTCTCTTCATGAAGGGAAGGTTTGTGATTCTTTTCGAAGTTTGCGCTAGTTCATTCAGGGAAATGTATGAAACTCGTCTCCCTCTGATCCCGTCGTACTGATTCAACTCCGCCAAGAGCTCTTCTTTGTAGAAACTGATGCATACGCCACTCGAACCGGAAGCGAACACGCTCCAATGATGATAGGTCTCGGTCTCCTGAGAGAAGCAGACTGCTAATAGGGTAGCGAGCTGCTTCTTCTCCTTATACAGGCGCATGAAAAGCGAGTCGTTCCTATCATCCCAACTTTCTGGATCAAGAAAGGTCAGCGCCTTCTTAGAGAGAAGGTATATGAGAGACGGCAGATTACTATAGCGTCGCAGGAATTTCTTCGTCAGAGGCATTCAACTCACATGTAGAAACAGTAGCGCGGTTCGATCCGTTGATTATCCTGGCAGTGTTTGAGGACATTACCCACACTCTGCGCTGCCGTGAGAGTCAGAGGCATACCGCCGTCGAACTGGGTACTATTCCAATTCATCTTCGTCAACGCCAGAATCTCTTTTGCATGACCCAGCGGCGTCTGGTCCCCTGCTGCGATCTTGATAGAGACAGGTTTAGGAACGTACATACCAGGATATGTTTCAAAGAACGGCACGCTCCCTTTCGTATAGAGCACTCCGCTCCGGCCGCTTGTTTGAAGGAAGGTGCCGCGTAGTGGCGGGTAGACCCCGTCTCGGTAGAGACGGATCTCCGAGTCATTGACATGGACGAGGTCGTAGATGTCGATACGCGCTTCTTTGATAGCCTTTCTGGCCCCGGCTTCCTCTTCTTGAGAGAAAGGGGAACTCTTGTGGATGACCACGCGAGCCGGTAAAGTGCGATGAACATCACGGTATTTTGCCAGCGCATCGGTGATCAATGCCTGGCAATCGTCTCCAGACAGGTGCGGCTGCCTGTCGTCTTTCGAGAGCGAAGCAGACCCGCCGCGGACGACAACACCCTCTCCAAGTTCATTAAAGACCTGGGCCATGCTGGTGGTGAGCCGCGATCGGTCCAGACTTTCAAAGAAACTGATGCCGACGAAGCAAGCGGAGAACTGGGAAGAATCACGTACCAAGCGCCAAGGGGTGCCCCCAGCCTTGTAATACAAGGCTGAAAAGATGTTCCAAGCACGGGTTGCTTCGTCCTGCAGAGGGCGAGGTATGCCGGTTCTTTTGAGTTTCCGGGCCTTTGATTCATCGTATGTGCTGGGCAGGATCAGCTGGATCGGAATCCGCCATTGCATCGTTCTCGCCTTAAGCAGATGATGAAGGTCTTTCCGCCCCGGACTCTTCCTCTCTTCATAGACCATTTCCAGAACTTCCACGGGAAGCGCGCACACTATGACATCGGGGTTGCTGTTTTCCGCCAAAAATTCCACTTCCTTGATGAAAAGATCGACCGCCCTTTCGACTCGGTCTGCGATAGTAGCCTCATTCGAGACTGTTTCCAAAGAGGTGTTGGTAAGCGTCCGCGCCAACGAGGCATCCGCAACGAAGGCGCAGCAGAAAGAGCTTGTCGAAGAAATGGGCGGAAATGCAGGAAATAAATTGGGCTGCTTCGTTTGCTTCTGTGCCACGCCCTGAGAGCACTTTTCGAGCCAGCGAGTGGTTCCTTCAACGGTCTCGGTCGTGCCGATCAGTCCTACTCTGACTTCCTTCGGCGCCCGCGAAGACTGAAGATCAAAGGGGCCATAGTCGCGGATGCCGAAGCGGATATCGACATGACGATTGCCGCCACCGAATTCGAGTTCTGGTTCTTCGAGAATCGTAAGATTCATAGTTCTAGCTCTGCCTGCTCCTCTTGATCTTCGGCAAAAACGGTCTCTTGGCGATCTTTCTCTTCCCGTTTTACCCAGTCCGCATCCTCGAAGCCGCTATCGGCGATGAACTGCATCAAGGGATAAAACTTGAGCAAGTTGTGTCGGCTGAACAACGTGTCTTTCTGGAGAAATTCGGCCCACATGAACACCTGGCCGTGTACGGCCTGGTTGTTCTCCAATCGCTTGATGCCGCTCAGAGCGTCCGCGCTGAATCGACTATCTCGGTAACCGTCTTTAGTGAATCGATAGGTTGGCGTGATTTGCAGAAACCAGTTTCCATCCAACTCCAGAAAATGCCCAAAGAAGGCCACATGTCGGAAGTACGAGGTGCGCTCAGGATCGAGTTTGGATTGATACCGCTTGAACACCTCACGGCTGGCGTTCTTGCGTCTGCTGCGGTACTTCCGCTTGCGGTCGCTCAGATCATCGCTGGCCCGGTGAAAGTAAAACTTGTCCATATTGGAAAAGTGGATGTCATCTTCACGCAGCTGGTCCTGCAACGTGACGTTCAGCAACTCAACGAAGAGCTTTTTTCTGTCCGCGTCGTGCGTCATCGACCATTCGAAGGTAAGATCGCTCTCGACTGTGCCGACATCGACAATATCCTGCCACTGCGTAGAGGAAAGATCGTGAAACGAATACACGACGGAGCCATGAATGGTGAATCCTCGACAAACATCTCGCCCAGATGGCTTGGCGAGACTAAAGAGATGGTCTAAGGCTTGCTTCCGGGCTGGGAACGTTGTGCGGGCATGGTAATACCGCTCCGGAAACTGGGCCACCGGCAACAAGTCCGTGAAAATGGTCTCCTGTTTTGGGGTCGTTCCCAAATATAGGCCGCCATCGTCGGGGAGAGCCAGCTTGCGGAGGTCGTGCTTGGCAGTTTGGTCGAAACCGTGTTGAGCTTTCACGAAGTGCATCTTGCGCGAGGCCCTGCGAATCGGATCAGAGAAGTAATCCTTTACCGAGAGCCAGTACGCTTCATCCGTTCTTGGCCGCGAATAGACCAGGATTACGGGGAGATTTCCTTTGAGCCAATAGCGAAGATCCCGTTCACTACATGTGTAGGTCAACTCCGTTGCGGTCTCACCCTCAAAAGCGCCATCGGTAGCTTTGCTTTGCACGGAGAGGATCAGATTCGTGACCTCGGCATTTTCATTTCGAATCTCTAAGCGGCCGTCAATGCCCGCTTCAACGCCTCCACTTGGGTACCAGAGATAGCCCATTTCCAAGATGCGCCGCTCGATGAGGTTAACTCCTCGCGCGCCGATCATGTCTGAATTCCCGATCTTCTTTGGGAGAGTCCGACTCGGTTTTACCATCTCAGCTCTGATTTAGTTCATTTTATTGCACAAGTTTTGTTGCAGCTCTAAAAATCCAACCTGTTGTGATCTAGACAATGCCGGGAGGAAGTCTCCTCCCGCACTGCGACCGCGCTGCGTTCTCCGCTCCCCACCTCTGCGGGCCTGTTCCTGCCCGCAACGCCGGCCCTGAAATCCATGCGGGAAAACTCCTAAATTTCTTCTTTTATCGAGTGCCCGCGCTTCATGCGGCTTTGTGGCAGAGCCGGTCGGAACCCGTCAAGGGTCTTCGCTGACGCTCGATGAACGGCAACAAACGCCGCCCTTGACCGAACCCGCCTCGCCCCTGCCCGCCGCGCAAGACATGAAGCGGGGGCACTCAACAAAAGAAATTTGGTTGAGAGCCACAGGCGAAATGCCCTCCTTCAGAATCTCGCCCACGCGGGCAGCACAGGAGAGCAAATATCATGTCCATCACCAACAGCGTAGCTACCAACCCCACGCCGCACAGGAAAAATGCGGCGCAGCCCATTCGCAGCGATTCGCCTTATCAGGGACGCACGGCGCAGAAGGACAACCCTACACAGGCCATCATCCGGCAGGCCGTGGACTTCCTCATCGAGCAGGTGCAAGCAGGTAAGAGCGATACCCTGACCGCGTATCTAGCGGCTATGTCGCGGTTCCGCAACTACAGCTTCGGAAACATTCTCGCCATCGCTCGCCAACGGCCCACGGCAACCCGCGTTGCAGGCTACGGGGCATGGAAAGAACTGGGCCGGTTCGTGAAGAGGGGGGAGAGGGGCATTCAGATACTCGCGCCAATGACTGGATACCGCCGCAGGAAGGACGGTCCGGAGCGAGAGAGCGACGAGAAGCCGCGCCAGGTCCTTATTGGCTTCCGCGCGGTTCACGTTTTCGATGTTTCGCAGACCGAAGGCGCAGACCTCCCAGAGTTTGGAATCGCCGTCACTGGTGAAGTGGGCGAGTATCGTGACCGTTTGCGGGATTTCCTCGCCGAAAGGGCTATCGAGCTTGTTTATAGCGAAAACATCGCGCCAGCGTTTGGTGTTAGCTACGGGGGCAAAATCGCCCTGCTCCCCGGCCAACCGCAAGCGCAGGAGTTTGTGACTCTGGTACATGAGGCGGCACATGAGCTTTTGCATCGGACGGAGCGGCGCACCTTCACCACGCCCACCGTGCGCGAGACGGAAGCGGAGGCCGTGGCCTTTGTTGTCGGCCAAGGTATCGGCTTGGAGATGGGCACCTCATCAAGCGACTACATCCAGATGTATAGCGGCAATGCCACGCTCTTAGCTGAAAGTCTTGAGGTCATCCAGCGTACGTCCGCTGTGATTCTCAGCGCCTTGCAGCCGCCTGTAAGCAACGAGACGCAGTCAACCGCGCCCGCCACCGATGCACTTGAGGAGGTGGCGTGATGCAGACTTTGCTTCGCATCCTAGAGCGGGCCGGAGGCTACCGGCGTTCGCTCTACCTCAAGGTCGAGAACGCGCCCTATATGGCGCTTGTGATCGAGGCGGTAGGAGAGCCAGGGCCGCTCGGGCTGCCCTCAATCTCCGTTGCCCACTACGGCGAACAGAACGGCGACCTGATGCGCGACCCGGAGATGTGCTTCGAGCTAGTCAACCCTCTTGGCTGTGGTTTGTCTCTTGACCCGTATTACTGGCGCAACGACTACGTCGGCGTTGAGCAGTGGTCCCGTAATCTCGTGCGCGGGAACTATGTTGCTCTTGTTGAATTGCACCGCCAGCATCAACGCTTCGCCGCCGAGTGGGACAAGAACCTCAAATTGCAGGGGTTTGCTGACGCCTTCGTGGACAAGTCTATTCGCGGCTAGTCCTCTCCATGTGCGGAGCGGAACAGCCAGCGTGTCTTCGCTCCGCGTGTCCTCATCCTTAAACCGCTCGAAAGGAGCTTATCACCATGACCACTACGGCAATCAACACTCCCGAATACCGCGATGTGCCTCTCGCGTTGCTCGTTCCATCTACCACCAACCCCCGCCGCCGTTTCGACGAGGCGTTTCTAAGGGAACTGGCCGCCAGTATTCAAGCAAACGGCGTTCTGACCCCGTTGCTGGTTCGGCCCAAGGACGAACATCTCGAAATCGTCTTTGGCGAACAGCGTTACCGTGCCGCGCAGATAGCCGAAGCCGCAACCATTCCGGTTCGCATCCGCGAGATGAGTGATGCACAGGTGTTGGAGGCGCAACTTGTCGAAAACCTCCAGCGCCGCGACGTTCACCCGATGGAAGAGGCGCAGGGCTTTAAGGCCCTTCTCGACTTGGAGGAACCGAAGTACAGCATCGAGCTCATCGCCTCTCGCACGGGCAAGTCGGCGGTGTTCGTGGCAACCCGCCTCAAGTTGGTTGACCTCATCCCGGCTGTGGTCGATGCGTTTTATCGGGACGAGATCGGCGTGGGACACGCGCTGCTTTTGGCACGGCTCCAGTCCGGCCAACAGGAACAGGCCCTTGCTGCTTGCTTCCGCGAGGATTGGACGGCTGGCGGCAAGGCCAAGCGCATTCTGCTCCCGGTCCGCCACCTGCAAGGCTGGATTGAACAGAATGTCTTGCTTCTCCTCAAAGACGCGCCGTTCAACAAACGTGACGCGCAGCTTGTCCCGGCGGCGGGCAGTTGCCTCGAATGCGCCAAGAGTACCGGACATAGCAAGCTGCTGTTTTCGGACTTCGGCAAGCAGGATGCTTGCAGTGACCCTGCCTGCTATCAGGCCAAAGTTAGCGCACACGTCGCA from the Occallatibacter riparius genome contains:
- a CDS encoding DUF1837 domain-containing protein; its protein translation is MPSDLFSKWLEPGSPSGTGIDYFVEKNNGQKIGLDLLKPLMADHFVGEATVLKLGGYEKASAVIKNSLPTNKRTQSGDLGELLATEYVNSQTEFTVPIKKLKWKSDRQMPMHGNDVLGLNYTSNPRRILKCECKSRNQFGDSAVTEASNGLDGFDGRPNPSTLAFITKRLFEENRDDEAKMWSELQTKDPLPSKNLTQMVFALGGNDPTPSLAKCPKAKVKGIQRQHAAIRLSAYADFMKAVYTVDGK
- a CDS encoding ArdC family protein, encoding MSITNSVATNPTPHRKNAAQPIRSDSPYQGRTAQKDNPTQAIIRQAVDFLIEQVQAGKSDTLTAYLAAMSRFRNYSFGNILAIARQRPTATRVAGYGAWKELGRFVKRGERGIQILAPMTGYRRRKDGPERESDEKPRQVLIGFRAVHVFDVSQTEGADLPEFGIAVTGEVGEYRDRLRDFLAERAIELVYSENIAPAFGVSYGGKIALLPGQPQAQEFVTLVHEAAHELLHRTERRTFTTPTVRETEAEAVAFVVGQGIGLEMGTSSSDYIQMYSGNATLLAESLEVIQRTSAVILSALQPPVSNETQSTAPATDALEEVA
- a CDS encoding argonaute/piwi family protein; protein product: MNLTILEEPELEFGGGNRHVDIRFGIRDYGPFDLQSSRAPKEVRVGLIGTTETVEGTTRWLEKCSQGVAQKQTKQPNLFPAFPPISSTSSFCCAFVADASLARTLTNTSLETVSNEATIADRVERAVDLFIKEVEFLAENSNPDVIVCALPVEVLEMVYEERKSPGRKDLHHLLKARTMQWRIPIQLILPSTYDESKARKLKRTGIPRPLQDEATRAWNIFSALYYKAGGTPWRLVRDSSQFSACFVGISFFESLDRSRLTTSMAQVFNELGEGVVVRGGSASLSKDDRQPHLSGDDCQALITDALAKYRDVHRTLPARVVIHKSSPFSQEEEAGARKAIKEARIDIYDLVHVNDSEIRLYRDGVYPPLRGTFLQTSGRSGVLYTKGSVPFFETYPGMYVPKPVSIKIAAGDQTPLGHAKEILALTKMNWNSTQFDGGMPLTLTAAQSVGNVLKHCQDNQRIEPRYCFYM
- a CDS encoding DUF4365 domain-containing protein, yielding MIGARGVNLIERRILEMGYLWYPSGGVEAGIDGRLEIRNENAEVTNLILSVQSKATDGAFEGETATELTYTCSERDLRYWLKGNLPVILVYSRPRTDEAYWLSVKDYFSDPIRRASRKMHFVKAQHGFDQTAKHDLRKLALPDDGGLYLGTTPKQETIFTDLLPVAQFPERYYHARTTFPARKQALDHLFSLAKPSGRDVCRGFTIHGSVVYSFHDLSSTQWQDIVDVGTVESDLTFEWSMTHDADRKKLFVELLNVTLQDQLREDDIHFSNMDKFYFHRASDDLSDRKRKYRSRRKNASREVFKRYQSKLDPERTSYFRHVAFFGHFLELDGNWFLQITPTYRFTKDGYRDSRFSADALSGIKRLENNQAVHGQVFMWAEFLQKDTLFSRHNLLKFYPLMQFIADSGFEDADWVKREEKDRQETVFAEDQEEQAELEL
- a CDS encoding ParB/RepB/Spo0J family partition protein; protein product: MTTTAINTPEYRDVPLALLVPSTTNPRRRFDEAFLRELAASIQANGVLTPLLVRPKDEHLEIVFGEQRYRAAQIAEAATIPVRIREMSDAQVLEAQLVENLQRRDVHPMEEAQGFKALLDLEEPKYSIELIASRTGKSAVFVATRLKLVDLIPAVVDAFYRDEIGVGHALLLARLQSGQQEQALAACFREDWTAGGKAKRILLPVRHLQGWIEQNVLLLLKDAPFNKRDAQLVPAAGSCLECAKSTGHSKLLFSDFGKQDACSDPACYQAKVSAHVAKTIAAKPELVQISTAYGGQKEGSPVLPRNKYTELHKPTSKEDAKRSEFKVCKHTAEAIITEGSGVGTLQKVCANPSCPVHRPKQQRSREDEKWKAEQEKQRKEQAIANATGLRVLAAVSAAVPVRLMKRDLLFVLEKMVILMDERHVESLARQHGLRQKRDEGGIAKAFSAFLRRADEGTLSRMLVEGAILLAATKTNPAVVLRDAAAAYKVDTDAIAAKVKQEFAAKMKAQAARKDIQKPPAKVAKNAAAA
- a CDS encoding DUF6908 domain-containing protein codes for the protein MQTLLRILERAGGYRRSLYLKVENAPYMALVIEAVGEPGPLGLPSISVAHYGEQNGDLMRDPEMCFELVNPLGCGLSLDPYYWRNDYVGVEQWSRNLVRGNYVALVELHRQHQRFAAEWDKNLKLQGFADAFVDKSIRG